In a genomic window of Polypterus senegalus isolate Bchr_013 chromosome 13, ASM1683550v1, whole genome shotgun sequence:
- the fbxl3l gene encoding F-box/LRR-repeat protein 3 isoform X1, with protein MKRNRLFIKSQMQELASSERGNKKLKSVSPSFCQSVVHNQDMNEDWGSLPHHVVLQIFQYLSLVDRARASSVCRRWNEVFHIPDLWRRFEFELNQPATSYLKCTHPDLIQQIIKKHAQHLQYVSFKVDSCTESAEAACDILSQLVNCTIKTLGLISTARPSFMNVQQSHFVSALTVVFVNSKSLSSIKIDDTPVDDPSLKVLVANNSDTLKLLKMSSCPHVSPAGILCVADQCHGLRELALNYHLLSDELLLALSSEKHVHLEHLRIDVVSENPGQTQFHIIKKSSWDALVHHSPKVNIVMYFFLYEEEFDPFFREETPVTHLYFGRAVSKEMLGRIGLNCPRLIELVVCANGLQPLDEELIRIADRCKNLTAIGLGECEVTCSAFVEFVKMCGGRLTQLSIMEEVLIPDNKYSVEQIHYEVSKHLGRMWFPDMMPTW; from the exons ATGAAACGGAACAGACTATTTATTAAGTCGCAGATGCAAGAACTTGCTTCCTCAGAGAGAGGAAACAAAAAATTGAAGTCAGTGTCTCCATCTTTTTGCCAGAGTGTTGTCCACAATCAGGACATGAACGAAGACTGGGGCAGTCTGCCTCACCATGTAGTTCTACAGATCTTCCAGTATCTGTCTCTGGTAGATCGGGCACGTGCATCCTCTGTATGTAGAAGATGGAATGAAGTGTTTCACATCCCAGACCTCTGGAGAAGATTTGAATTTGAGCTCAATCAGCCTGCCACTTCTTATCTCAAGTGCACCCATCCTGACCTCATCCAGCAGATTATAAAGAAACATGCTCAGCATCTACAGTATGTAAGCTTCAAG gTGGATAGCTGTACAGAATCTGCAGAGGCAGCCTGCGATATTCTTTCGCAGCTAGTGAACTGTACCATTAAAACTCTGGGCCTGATTTCTACGGCACGCCCCAGTTTCATGAACGTACAACAG TCACATTTTGTATCTGCTCTCACTGTGGTGTTTGTCAACTCAAAGTCACTCTCTTCAATTAAGATTGATGACACACCAGTTGATGATCCTTCCCTGAAAGTGCTTGTTGCAAATAATAGTGACACACTTAAACTTTTAAAGATGAGCAGCTGTCCGCATGTATCCCCAGCAG GAATTCTCTGTGTGGCTGATCAGTGTCATGGGTTGCGGGAACTAGCTCTGAATTACCATCTTCTGAGTGATGAGCTCCTCTTAGCCCTGTCCAGTGAGAAGCATGTTCACTTGGAGCATTTGAGAATTGATGTTGTAAGTGAGAATCCAGGTCAGACACAATTTCACATCATCAAGAAGAGCAGCTGGGATGCCCTAGTTCACCATTCTCCAAAAGTCAACAttgttatgtattttttcttgtatgagGAGGAATTTGACCCATTCTTTCGTGAAGAAACACCTGTAACCCACCTTTACTTTGGACGAGCTGTTAGCAAAGAGATGCTTGGTCGTATTGGACTCAACTGTCCAAGGCTGATTGAACTAGTAGTATGTGCCAATGGCCTTCAGCCTTTGGATGAAGAGCTTATCCGAATTGCAGATAGGTGTAAGAATTTAACAGCCATTGGCCTGGGTGAATGTGAGGTTACCTGCAGTGCTTTTGTAGAGTTTGTGAAGATGTGTGGTGGAAGGCTAACTCAGCTTTCTATAATGGAAGAGGTGCTAATACCTGATAACAAGTACAGTGTTGAGCAAATTCATTATGAGGTCTCTAAACACCTTGGACGGATGTGGTTCCCTGATATGATGCCCACATGGTAA
- the fbxl3l gene encoding F-box/LRR-repeat protein 3 isoform X2: MNEDWGSLPHHVVLQIFQYLSLVDRARASSVCRRWNEVFHIPDLWRRFEFELNQPATSYLKCTHPDLIQQIIKKHAQHLQYVSFKVDSCTESAEAACDILSQLVNCTIKTLGLISTARPSFMNVQQSHFVSALTVVFVNSKSLSSIKIDDTPVDDPSLKVLVANNSDTLKLLKMSSCPHVSPAGILCVADQCHGLRELALNYHLLSDELLLALSSEKHVHLEHLRIDVVSENPGQTQFHIIKKSSWDALVHHSPKVNIVMYFFLYEEEFDPFFREETPVTHLYFGRAVSKEMLGRIGLNCPRLIELVVCANGLQPLDEELIRIADRCKNLTAIGLGECEVTCSAFVEFVKMCGGRLTQLSIMEEVLIPDNKYSVEQIHYEVSKHLGRMWFPDMMPTW; the protein is encoded by the exons ATGAACGAAGACTGGGGCAGTCTGCCTCACCATGTAGTTCTACAGATCTTCCAGTATCTGTCTCTGGTAGATCGGGCACGTGCATCCTCTGTATGTAGAAGATGGAATGAAGTGTTTCACATCCCAGACCTCTGGAGAAGATTTGAATTTGAGCTCAATCAGCCTGCCACTTCTTATCTCAAGTGCACCCATCCTGACCTCATCCAGCAGATTATAAAGAAACATGCTCAGCATCTACAGTATGTAAGCTTCAAG gTGGATAGCTGTACAGAATCTGCAGAGGCAGCCTGCGATATTCTTTCGCAGCTAGTGAACTGTACCATTAAAACTCTGGGCCTGATTTCTACGGCACGCCCCAGTTTCATGAACGTACAACAG TCACATTTTGTATCTGCTCTCACTGTGGTGTTTGTCAACTCAAAGTCACTCTCTTCAATTAAGATTGATGACACACCAGTTGATGATCCTTCCCTGAAAGTGCTTGTTGCAAATAATAGTGACACACTTAAACTTTTAAAGATGAGCAGCTGTCCGCATGTATCCCCAGCAG GAATTCTCTGTGTGGCTGATCAGTGTCATGGGTTGCGGGAACTAGCTCTGAATTACCATCTTCTGAGTGATGAGCTCCTCTTAGCCCTGTCCAGTGAGAAGCATGTTCACTTGGAGCATTTGAGAATTGATGTTGTAAGTGAGAATCCAGGTCAGACACAATTTCACATCATCAAGAAGAGCAGCTGGGATGCCCTAGTTCACCATTCTCCAAAAGTCAACAttgttatgtattttttcttgtatgagGAGGAATTTGACCCATTCTTTCGTGAAGAAACACCTGTAACCCACCTTTACTTTGGACGAGCTGTTAGCAAAGAGATGCTTGGTCGTATTGGACTCAACTGTCCAAGGCTGATTGAACTAGTAGTATGTGCCAATGGCCTTCAGCCTTTGGATGAAGAGCTTATCCGAATTGCAGATAGGTGTAAGAATTTAACAGCCATTGGCCTGGGTGAATGTGAGGTTACCTGCAGTGCTTTTGTAGAGTTTGTGAAGATGTGTGGTGGAAGGCTAACTCAGCTTTCTATAATGGAAGAGGTGCTAATACCTGATAACAAGTACAGTGTTGAGCAAATTCATTATGAGGTCTCTAAACACCTTGGACGGATGTGGTTCCCTGATATGATGCCCACATGGTAA